In a genomic window of Hippoglossus stenolepis isolate QCI-W04-F060 chromosome 17, HSTE1.2, whole genome shotgun sequence:
- the tuft1b gene encoding tuftelin 1b isoform X3, which produces MLTDEVSQIQEVRYCLKSLREQMAARQNSNNNKCPANGFRVNLPSSQPAVSNSNTVLIASKAHVSDNQEESGKLREVTKRLYTQLKEMEKRHQEERERLQAESNEYHTRLAEQSERLQKAEDQSEERGLQVEELQRLLGGMENESGLLKDKMAAGELELLQLRASREEGEEREQRCAELEKQLAILKEKIHHLDDMLKSQQRKVRHMIEQLQNSRTVIQERDRVIGDLEEKVAFLEAENREMHDHMEYFLAGQNPPPLKSTENKPEIVYSKPLTPTSPTNRALPLIKVIEIKS; this is translated from the exons ATGCTCACGGACGAGGTGTCGCAGATTCAGGAG GTGAGGTACTGTCTGAAGTCTCTGAGAGAGCAGATGGCAGCCAGGCagaacagcaacaacaacaag TGTCCCGCCAATGGCTTCAGGGTCAATCTACCCAGCAGCCAACCGGCCGTCTCCAATAGCAACACTGTTCTCATTGCCTCTAAAGCTCAT GTTTCAGATAATCAGGAGGAGAGCGGGAAGCTGAGGGAGGTGACCAAGCGTCTGTATACGCAgctgaaggagatggagaagaggcaccaggaggagagggagcggcTGCAG GCCGAGTCCAATGAGTACCACACTCGTCTGGCCGAGCAGTCGGAGCGGCTGCAGAAGGCCGAGGACCAGTCGGAGGAGAGAgggctgcaggtggaggagctgcagaggctgctgggagGCATGGAGAACGAGAGCGGCCTCCTCAAAGACAAGATGGCAgcaggggagctggagctgctgcagctgagagcgagcagggaggaaggggaggagagggagcagag gtgtgCCGAGCTGGAGAAGCAGTTGGCCATCCTGAAGGAAAAGATCCACCATCTTGACGACATGTTGAAGAGTCAGCAGAGGAAGGTCCGCCACATGATCGAACAG CTGCAGAACTCTCGGACCGTCATCCAGGAGAGAGATCGAGTCATCGGGGACCTGGAGGAGAAGGTGGCTTTCCTGGAAGCTGAG AACAGAGAAATGCATGACCACATGGAGTATTTCCTGGCCGGCCAGAACCCTCCTCCCCTGAAGTCCACTGAGAACAAGCCAGAGATCGTTTACAG TAAACCCCTCACACCAACATCACCGACCAACAGAGCCCTGCCACTCATCAAAGTCATTGAGATCAAGTCCTGA
- the LOC118124976 gene encoding protein C1orf43 homolog, which yields MAESAPLSGVNVVLVMAYGSLVFVLLFIFVKRQIMRFAMRSRRGPHAPIGHNAPKGLREEIDSRLSKVQEICFEPRLLSEEDDRLKQGLQISCYNYLYRMKALDAIRDSGIPLQEISRSPSAFTGRNFRSWLLELRNSHSLIKSSHSALIDRLLEGYDSARHGTGVFGEAEFLEYQQALDELADVVKAYSSTTSLDQHHQSAAKDLTGSPVRSTPSTIQVTYLPSTGQRSKRPKHFLELKSFKDNYNTLESTL from the exons ATGGCCGAGTCGGCCCCTCTCTCGGGGGTTAATGTCGTTTTGGTCATGGCCTATGGAAGTCTG gtgtttgtgttgttgtttatcttCGTCAAGAGGCAGATCATGCGGTTTGCAATGAGATCCCGGCGGGGACCCCACGCACCCATCGGCCACAACGCACCCAAG GGTCTGAGGGAGGAGATCGACTCCAGACTCTCCAAAGTGCAGGAGATCTGCTTCGAGCCCCGTCTCCTGTCGGAAGAAGACGACAGACTGAAGCAGGGATTACAGATCA GCTGCTACAACTACCTGTACAGAATGAAAGCTCTGGATGCAATCCGTGACTCAG GAATTCCTCTGCAGGAGATAAGCCGCAGTCCCAGTGCGTTTACAGGACGCAACTTCAGGAGCTGGCTGCTGGAGCTGCGCAACTCCCACTCGCTGATAAAGAGCAGCCACAGTGCGCTGATTGACCGCTTGCTCGAGGGCTACGACAGCGCTCGCCACGGAACTGGG GTATTTGGGGAAGCCGAGTTTCTGGAATACCAGCAGGCTCTCGATGAACTCGCTGATGT GGTGAAGGCCTATTCCAGCACCACCAGTCTGGACCAGCATCATCAGTCGGCAGCCAAGGACCTGACGGGGTCTCCCGTTCGCAGCACCCCCTCCACCATCCAGGTCACCTACCTGCCCTCCACCGGCCAGCGCAGCAAGAGGCCCAAACACTTTCTGGAGCTCAAAAGCTTCAAAGACAATTACAACACGCTGGAGAGCACGCTGTGA